The following are from one region of the Sphingomonas sp. J315 genome:
- a CDS encoding IS1595 family transposase: MSNKAPTLRQFQDRFPTEDACLDHLFQVRYGTDFACPGCDRPAKFTRVKARRSYQCQWCAYQVYPTAGTPFDRTRTPLRDWFFVMFQFCASRNGVAAKEVERQLGVTYKTAWRMCHMIREYMGAVDGSAPIGGLGRTVQVDETFIGGYQSAKDKRDAGASNKTVVFGMLEHGGDLVTHVVPDRKSGTLLPIIRATVKRPSKVHTDDWLGYGGVGTMGYQHATVNHSLDQYVCRKTGATVNAIEGFWAQLKRGINGTHIHVSGRHLPKYLGEFEYRWNMRQTPHLMLDRLMFSFAR; the protein is encoded by the coding sequence ATGTCGAACAAAGCCCCAACGCTCCGTCAGTTTCAGGACCGCTTCCCGACCGAAGATGCGTGCCTGGATCACCTGTTTCAGGTTCGCTACGGCACCGACTTCGCTTGCCCCGGTTGCGACCGCCCCGCGAAGTTCACCCGCGTAAAGGCTCGCCGTTCGTATCAGTGTCAGTGGTGCGCCTATCAGGTCTATCCGACCGCTGGCACGCCGTTCGACCGCACCCGCACCCCGCTGCGGGACTGGTTCTTCGTCATGTTCCAGTTCTGCGCATCGCGGAACGGTGTCGCGGCGAAGGAAGTCGAGCGTCAGCTGGGAGTGACCTACAAGACGGCATGGCGCATGTGCCACATGATCCGCGAATACATGGGCGCGGTTGACGGCAGCGCCCCGATTGGCGGTCTAGGCCGCACGGTCCAAGTCGATGAAACGTTCATCGGTGGCTATCAGAGCGCCAAGGACAAGCGCGATGCTGGCGCGTCAAACAAGACGGTCGTGTTCGGGATGCTTGAGCATGGCGGCGATCTGGTCACGCACGTTGTTCCCGACCGCAAGAGCGGCACCCTGCTTCCGATCATCCGCGCGACCGTGAAGCGCCCCAGCAAGGTCCATACCGACGATTGGCTGGGCTATGGCGGCGTTGGCACGATGGGCTATCAGCACGCCACCGTGAACCACTCGCTTGACCAGTATGTTTGCCGCAAGACCGGCGCGACCGTGAACGCAATCGAGGGCTTTTGGGCGCAGCTAAAGCGCGGCATCAACGGCACGCATATTCACGTCAGCGGTCGTCACCTTCCGAAGTATCTGGGCGAGTTCGAGTATCGCTGGAACATGCGTCAGACGCCTCACCTGATGCTTGATCGTCTGATGTTTTCTTTCGCCCGGTAA
- the tpiA gene encoding triose-phosphate isomerase, translating to MRRKLVAGNWKMNGVTDSLGEVAAIAEAAAAHSGVDVALCPPATLIARAVAVAGGMPIGGQDCHENDSGAHTGCISAPMLKDAGATLTIVGHSERRADQNETSHDAWAKAAAAHRHGLNVILCVGETEAERNAGRAERVVQAQIEKSVPEDADGSWFTLAYEPRWAIGTGRTPTLEEIELIHAIARAKLGMMVGTEKAEGIRILYGGSVTGSNAGEILAVDNVDGALVGGASLTAAKFVPIIEAAAKL from the coding sequence ATGCGGCGCAAGCTGGTGGCGGGCAACTGGAAGATGAACGGCGTCACCGATTCGTTGGGCGAAGTGGCGGCGATTGCCGAAGCGGCGGCTGCCCATTCCGGCGTTGATGTCGCCTTGTGCCCACCGGCGACGCTGATCGCCCGGGCAGTGGCAGTGGCAGGCGGCATGCCGATCGGCGGGCAGGATTGTCATGAGAATGACAGCGGTGCGCATACCGGATGCATCTCTGCCCCGATGCTGAAGGATGCCGGCGCCACGCTGACCATCGTCGGGCATAGCGAGCGGCGGGCGGACCAGAACGAGACCAGCCACGACGCCTGGGCCAAGGCGGCGGCGGCGCATCGCCATGGCCTGAACGTAATCCTCTGCGTTGGGGAGACCGAGGCGGAACGCAATGCCGGTCGCGCCGAGCGGGTGGTGCAGGCGCAGATCGAGAAATCGGTGCCCGAGGATGCCGACGGCAGCTGGTTCACGCTGGCCTATGAACCGCGCTGGGCGATCGGGACCGGGCGGACCCCGACGCTGGAGGAAATCGAGCTGATCCACGCCATCGCCCGCGCCAAGCTGGGCATGATGGTCGGGACGGAGAAGGCCGAGGGTATTCGTATCCTGTATGGCGGGTCGGTTACGGGTTCGAATGCAGGCGAGATCCTGGCGGTGGACAATGTCGACGGCGCGCTGGTCGGCGGGGCGAGCCTGACCGCCGCGAAGTTCGTGCCGATCATCGAAGCCGCCGCCAAGCTGTAG